The sequence GGGAAGCGCCTGAAGTTGCAACAACAGTTCCAGACATTGTTCAGGCTCTTCCAGCAAAAAGTCGCCGGCGACATCCCGCTCGGCTTCCTGCAAACCCGGGCAGGCGTCAAGAATGGCTTTCGAACGTTTTTTCTCCAGCGATAAATTGCGTTTGGCTTGTAACGGTTTCCCGTCAATTTCGGCCAGTACACTTTCACCGCCCTGCCCAGGCTGATAATAAGCACCTTCGGTTGCAAATGGCCGGATTAATAAGGCCACCCTAAGCCCATCTCCCAGAGGCAACAAATGGACGCGCGGTGTCGCATCGGCTTCAACCTGTTCGGCCGTGCTCGAACTGCCGCCAATGTCCGAGTGCACAGTCAACACCCCGGAAATACTGGTCAATGTCTGAAGAACGCGTTCCTGAGCGGACAAAGGAACTTCAAGACCTTTTGAGCCTAATACCGAGGCAATTTTCTGGTAATCCTCGTTGAGCTCGATCACCTTGAGGCGCGTCGGTGTTTCTTTGGTGATGTATACCGTTTGATTAAGGCTCGCTAACGGATTCAGGCTGATTCTGATTTTATCGCTTTTAGCCAGTTTACTGACCCTCAGTTCGGCCTCGCCTTTGACGACTTCTATCCTGACTTCAGGTGAACTCGCCCAAAACAACAAGGGATGCCCTATTAAAGCCAGCGGCATTTTTGGACTGAAATCGATATAGGAGCTCGCGTACCAGCCATTATCACGATACTCCTTGATTGTGCTGCACAGCTTGAGATCGTATTCGGTCAGGTAGTCGAAACTGCTGCGTTCCGTATAGAGTCTTTTTAACGAAACGGCCCGGCCTTTACTCCATCCGCCTTTGGCCTGCTGTTTTTGTTCTCTGGGCTCGATTATCAGTCCATGCGTTTGTTCCGTAAAAGTAACCAGCCAGATTAGCCGGATAGGCTTTTCCGTTGGCTGCAAAGCACCTGATTTTTTGACGACTGAGTTAAGATGAAGCAAGGCGTCCAGAGCCAGATCCCAATCAGGCCGACTGACAAACAAATCAGCCAAAGCGAGTGGCTGTCGGTTAAAAAATCCGGTATCCCAGCGTATTGCTTTACTGGGATCGATATGACTGAATACTTTAGCCAATTCAGCGGCAGGCCAGCGGTAGCCGTTATCATCCATCTGTTTATAAAGATCATGACTCAGGTCCGAGACATGAGCAAAATGTTCGGATTTTGTCCAGAATTTGATGAGTATCAGAAAAACTTGCAACAATAATGACGGCGCATACACCGTATCAGGCTCACCTTTATCAGTAAAGCCACGATGAGTTTTGTAGGGGGCATTAAGCGCCAATAAACTGTCGCGCTGTTTTACATCACCTTGAATAAATTGCTGAAATTGGTTTAAGTAGCGGTAGACCTCGGTCCAGTAACCCTGAGTTTTGATTGCCAGGGCCAAAAGCGCTGGTAACTTTGCACGCTGCGCTGACTGATCGGACTTTAAAATGACCAAAGGATAAAATATGCCTGCCAACCCGAAAAAATAGCAGTTACGTTTCCCGGTTAGTTTTTTGAGTGCCTTTAATGCATTTTCATATTGCACGAAGGCACCGTTCAAGTCGCCTTTGAAAAACGTCAACGCTGCGTCAATAGCCAGTAATTCCGGATCTTCCCTGTTAACAAGAAAGTCACTCAAGGCATCCCATTCGCCCCGTAACAGCTGTAATTCAGCATAAGTCCTGACTAAAAGAGAATCGTTGCTGGCTGATTCTGCCTGACATTGTTGCAGCAAGAACTGGTCAATCTCCTGATTGGCATAAAGATAAACCAGTTGGTGCAAGCCGATGTAGCCACTGATTTCAGCCGGCAGGAACTCGGTGTGACTTAGAAACCATTCTGCATCAAACGGATTAAGTATCCACGAAAGATAGACATTAAAATAACTTGCAATCTGCCCGTAACGATTGCCCAGCGTGAGACACTCTCGGACCTTACTGAAATCTCGCCGATAAAATTGAATTCGCGCATCCCGAAGACAATCTTCGACTCTCATATAACGGTAATAACCGGTCCCGATCGGCGCATGCTGCTCGATAATCTTCGCATAACGCTCAAATTCATTGTCATCGATCAACTGTCTGGCAATCGGCTCGACCAACATTCTGTGACAACGATAGGATGACTGTTTCGGCAACTGTTCAAGCAGATTGTCCTTGAGCAACAGTCGAATAAAACCATGAATATCGGCAAGTTTAAAAGTGTTACCGTTTGCGCCACGTAAGCCGGTATCTTTGATACATTCGGTAATAAATGTTGGCGAGGCATATCCATAATAGACTGCCAACAGTTTAAGGATCATCTGTTGTTCAACCGATAGTCTTTGATAGGATGAAACCAATTTAGAATGTTTTTCTGATGGCATGAGCAATTAAAATTGAAAAAAAGGTACTTTGCAGTTAACCGGCTTATTATACATAACAGTATCTCTTATCCGGATTTACAATTTGCTTTAGTTAAAATGCTTTCTGATTACTCGAAGTTGGCGTTTGCATTGATCGCCTATATCAGCATAATGAGCCCTTTTTTGCGACTCATACACCGATAAACACATGAAAGAACTCACTGACCGCGAGCTATATCAAGCCCTAGAATACGCCAGAAGCATTGACGAAGATACTGGCCGTAAAATGATGGAACAATTTGAAGGTGATCAACCGGCGCTGGTCCAAACCATCTTCGGCGTTTTTCCAAACATTATTGCCGAACACAATCAAGAGATGTCCTACTTTTTTATGGATTTATGTTTCGATGTGTTCTGCGTCTTTCAAAAAGCGTTTGGCCCCCTGCCCCCACAACATGAAATTGATATTGACTGGCTGGAAAAACAAGCCGTGCTTTTGGACACGGAGTTACAAGCACTGATCAAAGGGCGGGATATGGATGAAAAAATCAGTGCCAAGCTCAAAGACCGATTTGTGCATAGAATGCAAGAGGATAAGCCGCAAACCGGTCTCGTAAATTTCATGAATGACGCAATTGATGATTTTGCTTCGGAAAATACCGCCAGAGTGCCGGCGATTCAAATGACTCAGGCGATGATTTTTGTAGTAATCCGACTGTTTGATAACCTGTATAACCACCCTCAAAAAAAACCGACCTGATCTCCGGTCCAGTTTGAACTTTTAATGTGGCTTTGAGGGTTGGCGTAAGCCTTGCCAAGATCGCCATAGACCCATCCTTGGGGGCTTGACTCAGCTAAATGCTGCACCCATAATTTCGAGGTGCCACTTTGGCACAAAGGAGAAACATTATGACGACTTCATTACCTCGTATCACCGCTAGGGTGGATGCTGATACTCAAGATTTACTCACTAAAGCTACGGTCATATCGGGCATGTCCAGTATCAACTCATTTGTCCTTAGCGCGGCAGTTGAAAAAGCTAAGCAACTTATTGAACAAGACAAGACACTTAAGCTGACTGAACAGGATGCCCTGTTGCTTATGGATGCGCTTGATAAACCGGCGACGACTAACAGTAACTTAAAAGCGGCAGCTGCATGTT comes from Methylicorpusculum oleiharenae and encodes:
- a CDS encoding type II toxin-antitoxin system TacA family antitoxin, which encodes MTTSLPRITARVDADTQDLLTKATVISGMSSINSFVLSAAVEKAKQLIEQDKTLKLTEQDALLLMDALDKPATTNSNLKAAAACYENSAR
- a CDS encoding DEAD/DEAH box helicase, encoding MILKLLAVYYGYASPTFITECIKDTGLRGANGNTFKLADIHGFIRLLLKDNLLEQLPKQSSYRCHRMLVEPIARQLIDDNEFERYAKIIEQHAPIGTGYYRYMRVEDCLRDARIQFYRRDFSKVRECLTLGNRYGQIASYFNVYLSWILNPFDAEWFLSHTEFLPAEISGYIGLHQLVYLYANQEIDQFLLQQCQAESASNDSLLVRTYAELQLLRGEWDALSDFLVNREDPELLAIDAALTFFKGDLNGAFVQYENALKALKKLTGKRNCYFFGLAGIFYPLVILKSDQSAQRAKLPALLALAIKTQGYWTEVYRYLNQFQQFIQGDVKQRDSLLALNAPYKTHRGFTDKGEPDTVYAPSLLLQVFLILIKFWTKSEHFAHVSDLSHDLYKQMDDNGYRWPAAELAKVFSHIDPSKAIRWDTGFFNRQPLALADLFVSRPDWDLALDALLHLNSVVKKSGALQPTEKPIRLIWLVTFTEQTHGLIIEPREQKQQAKGGWSKGRAVSLKRLYTERSSFDYLTEYDLKLCSTIKEYRDNGWYASSYIDFSPKMPLALIGHPLLFWASSPEVRIEVVKGEAELRVSKLAKSDKIRISLNPLASLNQTVYITKETPTRLKVIELNEDYQKIASVLGSKGLEVPLSAQERVLQTLTSISGVLTVHSDIGGSSSTAEQVEADATPRVHLLPLGDGLRVALLIRPFATEGAYYQPGQGGESVLAEIDGKPLQAKRNLSLEKKRSKAILDACPGLQEAERDVAGDFLLEEPEQCLELLLQLQALPEGQAILEWPEGVKFRVLGQNSGSGFTMQIKRDNDWFALQGELKVNEDTVLEIQHLLGLLSGSQGRFLKLKDGQFIALTDAFRKRLDDLKAYADISGKKVRINPLAALTLEDWDDASGTIKSDKHWQEHIKRLRNARNYQPVLPSTFQAELRDYQLDGFIWLARLAQWGVGACLADDMGLGKTVQGLALLVDRAPKGPSLIVAPTSVCMNWEIEARRFAPTLNPQLLGTGDRQKLLDDLGSYDLLICSYGMLQQEQVADMLAKIRFQTLILDEAQAIKNTATRRSQGAMSLQGDFKLIMTGTPLENHLGELWNLFRFINPGLLGSMEQFNQRFAGPIERDRNTQARQQLKKLIQPFILRRTKTQVLQELPPRTEIPIYVEMSSEEMAFYEALRRDSLATLVNTEGQPPGQKHLQILAAISKLRRSCCNTRLANPDISLPSSKLAAFGGIVDELLDNKHKALVFSQFVDHLHLIKEYVEDRDIKYQYLDGSTPAKERQKRVDAFQRGEGELFLISLKAGGVGLNLTAADYVIHMDPWWNPAVEDQASDRAHRMGQQRPVTIYRMIAKQTIEEKIVALHSHKRDLADSLLDGADISGKMSADDLLSLMKSEG